One segment of Triticum aestivum cultivar Chinese Spring chromosome 2A, IWGSC CS RefSeq v2.1, whole genome shotgun sequence DNA contains the following:
- the LOC123189732 gene encoding diphthine methyltransferase — MDVGSCHLGGNADAVEFCPHRPFRHVLAAATYTLQEQAGEEQQQQQDRAGTVSLFSVDAGAEDESRRLRLLHTVETAGVFDMKWSPTAPLLAQADAHGRLVLRRLEHEDGSDEGVVLTDVVAGNISSSMCLYVDWNQNADSLAVALSDGSLSVVPMREDRLEVSEQWTAHQYEVWTCYFDRARPHLLYSGSDDCSFGCWDLRESPSNAVFRNKKTHTMGVCCIAQNPLEENMLLTGSYDEFLRVWDMRSMMKPVDEKSLNLGGGVWRLKYHPNIPDIVLAACMHNGFAIVKAGAGDATIMETYCKHESLAYGADWQTSEAAEHNTDSSVIATCSFYDRLLRVWQPENLVNHPTS; from the exons ATGGACGTGGGGTCCTGCCACCTCGGCGGCAACGCCGACGCGGTGGAGTTCTGCCCGCACCGCCCCTTCCGCCACGTCCTGGCGGCCGCCACGTACACGCTGCAGGAGCAGGCgggggaggagcagcagcagcagcaggaccgCGCGGGCACCGTGTCGCTCTTCTCCGTCGACGCCGGCGCGGAGGACGAGTCCCGACGGCTCCGGCTGCTCCACACCGTGGAGACCGCCGGCGTCTTCGACATGAAGTGGAGCCCTACGGCGCCGCTGCTCGCGCAGGCCGACGCCCACGGCCGCCTCGTGCTCCGGCGCCTGGAGCATGAAGACGGCTCGGACGAAG GTGTTGTTCTCACAGACGTGGTTGCTGGAAACATTTCTTCATCAATGTGCTTGTATGTGGACTGGAACCAAAATGCCGATTCCCTTGCCGTTGCATTATCAGATGGTTCACTGTCTGTGGTTCCCATGAGAGAGGACCGCCTGGAGGTATCAGAACAATGGACTGCTCATCAGTATGAAGTTTGGACATGTTATTTCGATCGTGCAAGACCACACTTGTTGTACAGTGGATCGGATGACTGCTCTTTCGGTTGCTGGGATTTGCGGGAAAGCCCATCGAATGCTGTGTTTCGGAATAAGAAGACTCATACTATGGGTGTATGTTGCATTGCTCAGAACCCATTGGAGGAGAATATGCTACTCACTGGAAGCTATGATGAATTTCTCAGAGTTTGGGACATGAGATCAATGATGAAACCTGTGGACGAGAAGTCCCTAAATTTAGGAGGTGGTGTATGGAGGTTGAAATATCATCCTAATATTCCAGATATCGTATTGGCTGCATGCATGCACAACGGTTTTGCCATTGTTAAAGCAGGGGCTGGAGATGCTACCATAATGGAAACATATTGCAAGCATGAGTCCTTAGCATATGGTGCAGATTGGCAGACAAGTGAAGCAGCGGAACATAACACAGATTCTTCAGTTATCGCTACTTGTTCATTTTATGACCGCCTTCTCCGTGTGTGGCAACCAGAGAACCTAGTCAACCACCCAACCTCTTAA
- the LOC123189734 gene encoding uncharacterized protein has protein sequence MAAGGEALTPRESAMEEMDPQPGVFSEAEILRMEIASLVSLLREKQSDVLSLDPETVRKLTSLTSEMACQKSARERQALVVPEVKRTAPRSKISRSIYDCTCNAGKQMAGQCAEDQRTKECVEMTHQVEHQRSKEEADESVTDLAMDLCKSNMETHHMAADSQTTDDKEEHFVAADLISGLSDQMTVRCYENQSAVECLEMTDLTVGKGQSSTETPALRMMDQGKSSSEGESSNEGKSSTETCALASRMMDQGNSSSEGQSSTETRAFRMMDHGKSSSEGQSSTEMQVQSSNESKSSTETHASRMMDQGKKSSFRMVLDCDENGMPNWCKYYEMLECEDVEEEDEEMTPEGVRMYNKFRKELLEMEAGLRKDREQDQKDALRWERDQIDTPSCYTMDPIPFSLQDEAEETEFTKSDTEEMEMADKLFALGRKGWESAWGDDCGNFEDSTVLSPMHFTHCTPGLIPYAARTVSTLQIYSVKIVGTDGKLKLPLHVYGIVAARDAVDYNRNILFSRRRENCQKLTPEDHFLRLTGPSRAIVAVDDVDFEVQLKVKGSSRSRDRALMSHCFTYAGGYHEGLHTTFSSNSFCTVEFSYERLTETVQATILSARVVEGAPWPFEYGGRIMCSSPPRKVTDSLSRQVVLVDSRHSDGGGEMPMGLDGFLDLSRHVVSVELEESLQIVVQAYSQSGDAIARQGSVRFRTKYCNISRAICEIGDSKVEITVAWSQLAKHKRDILLEGHV, from the exons ATGGCGGCTGGAGGCGAGGCGCTGACGCCTCGCGAGTCGGCGATGGAAGAGATGGATCCGCAGCCCGGCGTTTTTTCCGAAGCAGAGATCCTGAGGATGGAGATTGCGTCCCTGGTGAGCTTGCTCAGGGAGAAGCAGTCTGACGTTCTTTCGCTGGATCCTGAGACCGTGAGGAAACTCACGTCCCTGACGAGCGAGATGGCGTGCCAGAAGTCGGCAAGGGAGCGGCAAGCCTTGGTGGTTCCGGAGGTCAAACGCACAGCGCCGCGGAGCAAGATCTCCAGGAGTATATACGATTGTACCTGCAATGCTGGTAAACAGATGGCTGGCCAATGTGCTGAGGACCAGAGGACCAAGGAGTGTGTGGAGATGACTCATCAGGTGGAGCACCAGAGGAGCAAGGAAGAGGCGGATGAATCTGTGACAGATTTGGCAATGGACCTTTGCAAATCAAACATGGAGACGCACCACATGGCTGCTGATAGCCAGACGACAGATGACAAAGAGGAACATTTTGTGGCAGCAGATCTGATAAGTGGTCTTTCCGACCAGATGACTGTGCGCTGTTATGAGAACCAGAGTGCTGTGGAGTGCCTGGAGATGACTGATCTCACGGTGGGCAAAGGCCAATCAAGCACGGAGACGCCTGCGTTGAGGATGATGGACCAAGGAAAATCAAGCAGTGAAGGCGAATCAAGTAACGAAGGCAAATCAAGCACGGAGACGTGTGCCCTGGCGTCGAGGATGATGGACCAAGGCAACTCAAGTAGTGAAGGCCAATCAAGCACGGAGACGCGTGCGTTTAGGATGATGGACCATGGAAAATCAAGTAGTGAAGGCCAATCAAGCACGGAGATGCAAGTCCAATCAAGTAACGAAAGCAAATCAAGCACGGAGACGCATGCCTCGAGGATGATGGACCAAGGCAAAAAATCAAGCTTTAGGATGGTGCTGGATTGCGATGAGAATGGTATGCCCAACTGGTGCAAATATTACGAGATGCTCGAATGtgaggatgtggaggaggaagatgaggagatgACTCCGGAGGGTGTAAGGATGTATAACAAATTCCGTAAGGAGCTATTAGAGATGGAAGCTGGCTTACGCAAGGACCGGGAACAGGATCAAAAGGACGCGCTGAGGTGGGAGCGGGATCAAATTGACACACCGAGCTGTTACACAATGGACCCGATCCCCTTCTCACTTCAGGacgaggcggaggagacggaattCACAAAATCAGACacggaggagatggagatggcggACAAGTTGTTTGCTTTAGGGCGTAAAGGCTGGGAATCTGCATGGGGAGACGACTGCGGTAACTTCGAAGACAGCA CCGTATTGAGTCCTATGCACTTTACACATTGCACGCCGGGACTGATCCCGTACGCTGCTCGCACTGTGAGCACCTTGCAAATCTACTCCGTGAAGATTGTTGGAACAGATGGAAAGTTGAAGTTGCCACTCCATGTTTATGGGATTGTCGCTGCCCGAGATGCCGTGGACTACAACCGCAACATTCTCTTCTCCCGGCGAAGGGAAAACTGCCAAAAACTCACTCCAGAG GATCATTTTTTGCGCTTGACTGGCCCGTCCCGTGCAATTGTGGCTGTGGACGATGTTGATTTCGAAGTCCAACTGAAAGTAAAGGGCTCATCAAGGTCTCGCGACAGAGCATTGATGAGTCACTGCTTTACTTACGCCGGTGGTTACCATGAAGGTTTACACACCACCTTCTCCAGCAACAGCTTTTGCACAGTAGAGTTTAGCTATGAGCGACTTACAGAAACAGTCCAGGCTACTATCTTGAGTGCGCGTGTTGTTGAAGGGGCGCCTTGGCCTTTTGAATATGGCGGGCGGATTATGTGCTCCTCGCCACCACGGAAAGTTACGGACTCCCTATCCAGGCAAGTTGTGTTGGTTGATTCTCGTCATTCTGATGGTGGCGGAGAAATGCCAATGGGCTTGGATGGTTTCCTTGATCTGTCAAGGCATGTTGTTTCTGTAGAACTTGAAGAAAGCCTGCAGATTGTCGTACAAGCATACTCACAGTCTGGTGATGCTATTGCTAGACAAGGCAGTGTCAGGTTCAGGACCAAATACTGCAACATAAGTCGAGCGATATGTGAGATTGGTGACTCTAAGGTGGAGATAACTGTCGCTTGGTCCCAACTTGCTAAGCACAAGAGAGATATCCTCTTAGAAGGACATGTTTGA
- the LOC123185692 gene encoding protein trichome birefringence-like 2 → MAGWRKAWLSVLDRGGGGGGGSSGSLQAHLNGLLSPSSSSSSLVTAHKRGSGLGGRHGGGPYVSTKAALACFSVVLVIAFFYVSITGRPAAEDSFPTPTGSSAASGALLSSNSSTPTSPRKSPPPHPPISPNVSSTGNATVVAPRRVQSNNSDDYWAPADGSGQPALVPEEDMGKAQGPLYDAGNATISGSDEEPVVGNGTKAQDVTAMPTPPWRRADAANSTGNPIIGAPDEPSDSDGATGNSTDTAVPSSKEDRNANASVDNVPPNSTRRAALPSRTPDQRKEDRRRRKRASMARHKQRSTRRRKEFVHPMQEVAAADNSDGTGTGTGTAGANTRVASGSGNQRVVWTSAADHSDGAGTGTVTAGANTSVAVGPVNHRVEWTPSADHSDDTGTGTVTAGANTSVAVGPGNHRVVWTSGVQDLVTFAKCDLFSGRWVREENHAFYPPRSCPHIDGDFNCHKNGRQDTGFLNWRWQPTGCNIPRMNVTDFLERLRGQRIIFVGDSLNRNMWESLVCTLRHGVRNKKNVYEKSGKNQFKTRGFYSFKFRDYNCSVDFIRSTFLVKETVRESPNGTVLDEKLRLDELDATTPAYQTADIVVVNTGHWWTHPKTSKGLNYYQEGYRVHHSLEVMEAYRKALTTWAKWVDKNIDPTRTQIVFRGLSLTHFKGGQWNSGGRCHRETEPIFNHTYLTEYPERMRVLEKVMSRMKTPVIYLNISRLTDYRKDGHPSVYRVRYDTEEERMAAAATKQDCSHWCLPGVPDTWNELLYASLLQAGKGSWRL, encoded by the exons ATGGCCGGCTGGAGGAAGGCGTGGCTGTCCGTGCtggaccggggcggcggcggcggcgggggcagcaGCGGCTCCCTCCAGGCGCACCTCAACGGCCTCctctccccgtcctcctcctcctcctccctcgtcaCCGCCCACAAGCGAGGCAGCGGCCTCGGCGGTAGGCACGGCGGCGGGCCGTACGTGAGCACCAAGGCCGCGCTGGCCTGCTTCTCCGTCGTCCTCGTGATCGCCTTCTTCTACGTCTCCATCACCGGTCGCCCCGCCGCCGAGGACTCCTTCCCCACCCCGACGGGCTCCtcggcggcgtccggcgcgctgCTGTCGTCGAACTCGTCCAcgccgacgtcgccgaggaagtcGCCTCCTCCCCACCCACCCATTTCTCCTAATGTAAGTAGCACTGGCAACGCAACCGTGGTGGCGCCGCGTCGAGTGCAGAGCAACAACTCGGATGATTACTGGGCGCCGGCCGATGGCTCGGGGCAGCCGGCATTGGTGCCGGAGGAGGATATGGGGAAAGCGCAGGGTCCCCTCTATGACGCCGGAAACGCCACGATCAGCGGATCGGACGAGGAGCCCGTCGTCGGCAACGGCACTAAAGCGCAAGATGTAACCGCAATGCCGACGCCGCCGTGGCGGAGAGCGGATGCAGCGAATTCCACCGGAAACCCCATCATCGGCGCTCCCGATGAGCCCTCGGACTCCGACGGCGCCACCGGGAACTCTACCGACACGGCTGTGCCTTCGAGTAAGGAAGATCGAAACGCGAACGCCAGCGTCGACAATGTACCGCCGAACTCGACGCGGCGAGCAGCGCTGCCATCTAGAACGCCGGATCAGCGAAAGGAGGACAGACGCAGGCGCAAGAGAGCGTCCATGGCGAGGCACAAGCAGCGCTCGACCAGGCGACGGAAGGAGTTCGTCCACCCGATGCAGGAAGTAGCTGCCGCCGACAACAGCGACGGCACCGGTACCGGCACCGGCACGGCAGGCGCGAACACCAGAGTTGCCAGCGGGTCAGGCAACCAACGGGTGGTGTGGACGTCTGCCGCCGACCACAgcgacggcgccggcaccggcaCCGTCACGGCAGGCGCGAACACCAGCGTTGCCGTCGGCCCAGTCAACCACCGGGTGGAGTGGACGCCTTCCGCCGACCACAGCGATGACACCGGCACTGGCACCGTCACGGCAGGCGCGAACACCAGCGTGGCCGTCGGGCCCGGCAACCACCGGGTGGTGTGGACGTCGGGCGTGCAGGACCTGGTGACCTTCGCCAAGTGCGACCTGTTCAGCGGGAGGTGGGTGAGGGAGGAGAACCACGCCTTCTACCCGCCGCGGTCGTGCCCCCACATCGACGGCGACTTCAACTGCCACAAGAACGGCCGGCAGGACACCGGCTTCCTCAACTGGAGGTGGCAGCCGACCGGCTGCAACATTCCCAG GATGAACGTGACTGATTTCCTGGAGAGGCTGCGAGGCCAGAGGATCATATTCGTCGGAGACTCGCTGAACCGCAACATGTGGGAGTCTCTGGTCTGCACTCTCCGCCATGGCGTCAGGAACAAGAAGAACGTGTACGAGAAGTCCGGGAAGAACCAGTTCAAAACCAGAGGATTCTATTCCTTCAAGTTCAGA GACTACAATTGCTCTGTGGATTTCATAAGATCGACATTTCTGGTCAAAGAGACGGTCCGCGAGAGCCCAAACGGCACCGTACTCGACGAGAAGCTGAGGTTGGATGAGCTAGACGCAACGACTCCGGCGTACCAGACCGCCGACATCGTCGTCGTCAACACCGGGCACTGGTGGACTCACCCAAAGACGTCAAAAGG GCTCAACTATTATCAAGAAGGCTACCGTGTTCACCACAGCCTTGAGGTGATGGAGGCATACAGGAAAGCACTGACCACATGGGCCAAATGGGTCGACAAGAACATAGACCCAACAAGAACTCAGATCGTGTTCAGAGGACTCTCCCTAACACACTTCAA GGGAGGGCAGTGGAACTCGGGAGGGAGATGCCATAGGGAGACCGAGCCGATATTCAACCACACGTACCTCACCGAGTACCCCGAGAGGATGAGAGTACTGGAGAAGGTCATGAGCCGGATGAAGACCCCTGTGATATACCTCAACATCAGCCGGCTCACCGACTACCGGAAGGACGGCCACCCGTCGGTGTACCGGGTGCGCTACGACACGGAGGAGgagcggatggcggcggcggcgaccaagcagGACTGCAGCCACTGGTGCCTGCCGGGCGTGCCGGACACGTGGAATGAGCTGCTGTATGCCTCGCTGCTCCAGGCAGGCAAAGGTTCCTGGAGACTATGA
- the LOC123185693 gene encoding uncharacterized protein translates to MACGGGGGIFSRALGYVVNEFLVQGLANNRTFQRFAVRTNKTFENLSSRVKQVREEVSEQIRDPHGHDNGFKQ, encoded by the exons AtggcctgcggcggcggcggcggcattttCAGCCGGGCGCTGGGCTACGTCGTCAACGAGTTCCTCGTCCAGGGCCTCGCCAACAA CCGTACCTTCCAGAGGTTTGCTGTGAGGACCAACAAGACTTTCGAGAATCTCTCATCTAGAG TTAAACAAGTGAGGGAGGAGGTGTCAGAGCAAATTAGGGATCCTCATGGGCATGATAAT GGCTTCAAGCAGTGA